The DNA segment CTTCTTCTGATGAAGGGCAGGTTTTTCAGATGGATGAGGATAAAGTTTTATTCAGTAAGATCAAAAGCACAAAAGGCGTGAAAGAAATCGTAAAGACACTCTTACAAATTTCACCTGATCAGAGAAAGATCATTGCTGATGTAGCTTCTGAATTTGCAAAAAAGAAGTAATCTTTCAAATCTTAAATAACAATTCTATTGGCATTCCCTAACCGGCTACGCCTTCCGTGGCTTCGCTCGGTTAGACATTAGGGGCGCGGCACAGCAGATAACTTCGGCTTATCGCTTCGCTTCGGGGTTCACTTCGTTCACCCTTGCTCGGGCTTCGCCACATTGGTCTCCGGCACGCTTATTTGCAAAAGCAAAAAGCGCGCCGACGGTAACGCCTGCATAGCAGGCTCACCTACGACCAACGTCGATAAGCCTTGGGTCGTTATGCGTCATTTTTATAAGTCATTTGCAAAATGAATAACTTAAATTTTCTAACAATATTATATACGATTGGAATAGTTTTAATAATAACAATTCCAATCGTATATCTGTTCTTTAGGTTGATGTATTCACAGTTTTCAAGCGCAATAATTGCAGAAGTTCTTAAGGATCAATCACATCGACAGTTGAGCGACGATCTTAAAAATAGTATTTTAGATAATGAAAAAACAATTTCGGAACTAAATTATTCCTATGATCAAGTATCAAGCATCGTGCAAAATGAATATGAGAGATACATCCAGCAATATAAAATCAATAAGAATGCAAGATTACTTCTGGGTTATTATCAGATTATGTTCATGCATTTTTTTAGGATAGTTACTCTATTCAATAGAACGAAAAATAGATTTAGAAGAGCCGAAAATATTAAGTTCGAAGAAGTAAATGATGGCATATCCTTAATCTTGAAAGAACTCAAACTCGATTTTCCTCATTTTATGAGGACAATAAGATCAGTTCGTCGATATGACCGGTCTATAAGGGGCAGTGATACAACCTTCGAGAATATACTTGTTGAAAAACTCTATTTAGATACTTATACAAACCTTGAAGTGTATTTGCAAAATATCGCATCAATATTACTCAGTTGCTTCCCAGTATATTTGACTAAAACTGAGTTAAAGCTAAAAGTAGAGAATGTATTTCGCGATGATGTTGAAAATATTCAAGATCTAAAAAGCTTCATTATCCAAGAAGAAATATCTTCGATTTTTCATTCCAAAAATATTGCAGATGTCGTTCTTCTGCTTTTGAAGAAGTTTAAGATTGATTTTCAAAATGAATACGGGAACAGTTTAAATGAATTGTTCTTTTACTCAAAGATTAGAAATCATATAATTCATTCTACTGGTCTTATTAATAAAAAGTTTTTAGCTGATTTAAGCTCTAGAAAAATTGATCATGAATTAGCGGAAGGTGAAAACTTGAAGACTATTTTAAAATCAAAAATCGAAGTCTTTGCAGATGTTTCGCATCATATAATGCGAACTACAAATTCGTTAGTTTATAAAGATCTTCATAGAATGTATAACCATAATCGATCAAATAATAAAAACGACGCATAACTGTCGGTGCTTCCACTCCGCTCGTGGATCGCTAACGCGACCACTCGCTCGGGCTACGCCACATTCGCGTCCGTCACTGCACTTGCTTGAGCAAGTTCGTGCCGTTGCGAACGTCGGAACACCTTGGTCGTTATGCGACAGTCCAAAAATCGACAGGAAACGTTAAATATATAGGGCAAGATGTAAAAAGTATGATTAGATTATTTATTAGTATAGTTGCTTTCATATCGACGATTAGTTGTTCTCAAGAAAATGAAAAATTTGACTCAATTTTCAAATTGATCCTGTCTGATAAAGTAATTTCAGAAAGTGACTTATCGAGCTACACGAAATCTTCTGATCTTCGAATAATTAGAAATTCAATTTTTGCAAAACATGGCTATATATTTAAGTCTGATGAACTCAAAGATTTTTTTGCAAAGAAATCGTGGTATAAAGTTAGATTTCATAATGTGGATAACTTGCTATCTCAAAACGATAAGAGAAACATAGAGTTAATTTCCTATAAAGAATCAAATTCGGAGATTCAAGAATTTATAGCAGTTGATGCTGACGTTAAACCTTCCCAAAAAGATGAAATGTACTTCGGATTTTGGCATGACTCTCCTGTTGTCGCTTCGGGTTGGGGCGATACGCTATCGTTGTTTCCAAATGGAAAGATAATTACTAGATTTAATACGATGGATTGTGCAAAACGAGTGATGGCATATGCCGGGTCGTGGGTAATCGAAAAAAATATTCTTATCATAAGGTATTCTCTCAAACAACATATTGAAGGCGGAGAATTCGAAACTGCTTCTGGCTCTTGCGGTTCTGATAAAGAGTTGGTCAATGGACAAGTTAAAGTATTAAAATTAAGTCCTAGCATGAAAGTTGAATATAAAGTATCTAGTGTGTCAATTGATAATAATGATTATTCCCTTCAGGGTTTGCCGGTCATTTCTGTTGAAGATGCGAGATATTGGAAATTGAATGACAATCCGAATTATTACTAAATAACTTTGGACCGTCGCATAACTGTCGGTGCTTCCGCTCCGCTCGTGGATCGCTACGCGACCACTCGCTCGGGCTTCGCCACATTTGCTTCTGTCACTCGCCTTGCAGTGGCAAGTCTCGCGCCATCGCAAACGTCGGAACACCTTGGTCGTTAAGCGAAAGCGTCATTAAACTTATTTAAAGTATAAAATATGAGCACAACACAATATTTTTATATCGATCCGAAAGTGTTTTTAAATCTCCCAGGGTTGTTCGCCTCAAAAAGAAGTGGTGTTCAGCTTGTTTTTAATGAACCTGCTTATGGATATGTTCGTTATTTGGAATTGGAAGGCTATATTCCTTCAGGATTTTCGAATTTTATTCAGAAATCAATTCAAGATAGAATCATAATCTATACTGATGACATATTGAATCTGCGACCGTATTCCGACTCGGAATATATTCAATTTTTTCCCTTGTCGATTGCTAAATCAAAAAGCAATTATCCTGGCATTACGCTGGTTACAGACGATTCGATATTCAATGACCATCTACCGCTGTATAATATAAAGACAATCGGGTCAAAGGAGTTTAGTAAGAAATTTCTAGACAACGAAATTGAAGGACCAAGAAATAATGAAAAAGAAAGTATCGATTTATCAAGGAAAAAATCGATCGGTTCAAAGTTAACTTTTCTATATGGGTTATTGGTAGGAATATTTTTTGGATTTTCTATGTTCATTTATCATTGGATTATCCTTAATGTAAATAGGATTGTTCTGATATTATGCGCATTGTTACTTTCATATTTAATGTTCGTCTTAAGAGATCGCAAAAGAAGGGCTTACGGTGTTGCTGAAGTAGTCGTTGGTTTTTCGACGATTCTCACTTCCTTTCAATCTATATCGGATATTAATGCATCTACAAGTTCAGTTTTATCTGCGTTAGCAGGAATTTATGTCATAATACGAGGACTTGACAATATTGATGGAACAATGAAATATTCGAGTCTAAATTCGTTTTGGAATTGTTTCTTTTTCCGAAAGAAAAAAGTGCAAGAATGACGCCATCGCTTAACTGACGGCTCTGACGCTTCGCTTCGAGATTGCTGCGCAACTCTCGCTCAGCCTTCGGCAAATCGCCTCGGTAACTCAAATTGCAGAGCAATTTTCGTTCCCGTCTTCACTTCGCTCAGCACGGCGACTTCGTCAAGCCTTGGTCGTTATGCGCAATGCGGCTACGAAGGACTTGACGCTTTAACAATACTCATCTGATACTATGCAATTTATAAGGTGGCAATCTGAGATGCAGTTAGTAAAGATTCTATTGAGTACTTTGGCCTACTTTGTTTCAAGCTTTCTCATACAGGGGGTTCTTGCTGCTATAATTGCTTCAGATTATTTTAGTAATATCCCAGTATTCCGGATTGAGCCAATATTTTTATTTGAGTATGGGCTCTACTTTTCTAAGCGGAATTGGTTTCACTGCTCTTTTCCCAATCACCCATTTTACAGGTTCATGGGTGATTAAGGGACTAAAATATGGACTTCTTACTGCTCTTATTATAGTTCCATTTATTGCGTTCGATTTGCCTGGTCGTTTTGCAATACCAAGCACTGAAAAATGGATTCTTATTCAGGGTTTATTAGGCCTAACACATTCCTGTGTCGCAGGAGTTTTAACCAGCTTGGTTTATAGAAATAATTGAATGGATGGTTAGTATCGGCTCCATATAGCGAGCCGCACTTCGCATAACTGTCGGTGCTTCCGCTCCGCTCGTGGATCGCTAACGCGACCACTCGCTCGGGCTACGCCACATTCGCGTCCGTCACTGCACTTGCTTGCGCAAGTTCGTGCCGTTGCGAACGTCGGAACACCTTGGTCGTTATACGCCATAAACAAAATATTTATTAGAGTGATGGAAGGACTCGTTTTGAAGAGCAGAGAAAAAATTATAGAAGAAATCAACAATTTAACTATTACTGCTGCAGAAATAGAAGAATTAATCGAAATAGAAAATACAAAATTCATTTTTGCATATCAAACTTGGTATTCCTCGGCTCTAAAAGTAGTAGAGTTACTTGCACCCGATAGATACGATGAATTCAGATCTTATTATGAAATAGATCCGAATAGAAAGACATTTGGTTACGGCACTTATGTAATTCAAGATTTCATTAAAAATATCGTACCTGCAAAGATAGCAAATTTTGATTTCATCTTGCGAACAAAAAATAATTTTAATAATCAACATGCAATACTTCTATCTATCAAAAAAAGAGCAAATTCTATTATAGATAATATTAATTTAGCTCTCTTAAGTGAGTTACAAGATGAGGAATTAGAAAATGCCAGAAAAATATTACTGGTAAGTCCTAGGGCAGCAGGGGCATTAGCTGGAGTAATAATAGAATATCATCTACAAAAAGTTACAGAAAAAAATAATATCGAAATTAAGAAGAAAAATCCAACCATAAGTGACTTAAACGATCCTTTAAAAAATCAAGGTATTTATGATACCGCGTCGTGGAGAAAAATTTCATATCTTGCCGATATAAGAAATCTTTGCTCACATAAAAAGGAAATTGAGCCTACGAAAGAACAAGTTGGAGAACTCATTGATGGTGCAAATTGGCTAATAAAAAACATTCAATAAGTTTGTTTACGGCGTATAACTATCGGCTCTGACGCTGCGCTACGGGATGCTTCGCACCCTTGCTTGGCCTCCGGCACATTTCGCTTTGTCACTCGCCTTGCAGGAGCAAGTCTCGCGCCAAGTGCTTCGCACTCGCGAAACGTCGTCAAGCCTTGGTCGTTAGACGCCATATTCTTCAATAAAATCTATTAAGGGAAAAATGCTCAAAATGGAAAACGCGTTTAATAAATGGGATTTAAACATTTACCTAACTTATATGAGAAGTGATTCAGCCTCTTCGGATGCTTCAATAGTCGCCAATTTATTTCTTGTATTATCTAGTATACTTTATGCTACCACTCTGAATTCACTTGGAAGATATAAATTGTTCGAAACTCATCGAATTTTTTCTCTAAATTTTTCAGGTAAATCGTTCTTAAGATTTTTAGTAGGAAATATTATGAATTTTGTAGGAATTGTAGTCCTGATTACAGGGTTATTATTTTTCTTAAAATTGAAAACATCTTTTGGAAATCTTTTCGCAGCGTGCATATGGGCGTTCTCTATTTTTTCTATTCCGAGGTTTATTCACGCTATTTGCGCTACGTCTTTATTAAACACTTTCTATGGCGAGACTTTAGCTCAAGAAGTGAGACGGAGATATGATAGACAACATTCTGGTACTTTCTTATCTCATTTTATACCAGCCTTTCTGTATTTACCTGGTCTTCCTCTTCTCTCAATACTCATTTCAAGTTAAAGAATACGGCGTCTAACTATCGGTTCTGACGCAGCGCTTCGAGATCGCTACGCGACTCTTGCTTGGCCTTCGGCACGTTCCGCTTTGTCACTCGTCTTGCGAAGCAAGCCTCGCGCCAAGTGTTTCGCACGTGCGGAACGTCGTCAAACCTTGGTCGTTATGCGCAATCGCCTAAAATTATTTTATTTATAAAGAACAAAATTTGCAGAACTTCTTAGGGATTTTTGGTTTCACGAGTTTGTTTTGAAATTCGATGCTTTTGCTTAATGAGAAGAATTAATCAGTAAATGGACTTTTTTTACTTACTAAATTTTCCTTATGTTCAAGACTCTCTTGACCTTGCAGATTTTTTATTTGAAGCTTTAGGTGTAGATGATAGCTTATTGTTTTGAGCTAGCGTGGCGCGCTATTATAGTGGTTAGGCAAGTATCTATGAGTGAAATTCTGACGTTTAATCGAAGATCCATTTTGCGATACTTTTTTACCTTCTGTATTACAATAGGCGACTCCGCATAACTGTCGGTGCTTCCGCTCCGCTCGTGGATCGCTAGCGCGACCACTCGCTCGGGCTACGCCACATTTCGCTTTGTCACTCGTCTTGCATAGCAAGCCTCGCGCCAAGTGCTTACGCACATGCGAAACGTCGGAACACCTTGGTCGTTATGCGACATGACTGA comes from the Leptospira dzoumogneensis genome and includes:
- a CDS encoding YARHG domain-containing protein, with the translated sequence MIRLFISIVAFISTISCSQENEKFDSIFKLILSDKVISESDLSSYTKSSDLRIIRNSIFAKHGYIFKSDELKDFFAKKSWYKVRFHNVDNLLSQNDKRNIELISYKESNSEIQEFIAVDADVKPSQKDEMYFGFWHDSPVVASGWGDTLSLFPNGKIITRFNTMDCAKRVMAYAGSWVIEKNILIIRYSLKQHIEGGEFETASGSCGSDKELVNGQVKVLKLSPSMKVEYKVSSVSIDNNDYSLQGLPVISVEDARYWKLNDNPNYY